In one window of Mercurialis annua linkage group LG4, ddMerAnnu1.2, whole genome shotgun sequence DNA:
- the LOC130015405 gene encoding uncharacterized protein LOC130015405 — protein MLGLDPTAALLVDSFFLYIRTSGTKVEVRRVIDHTPVTYTVGGSVKTELGPSSFTDHRSGLSPVSCALTPNKIFSHVHISISAHNHRSRTKTSTRRCRKLALNLITWGCPVFRTATYHPIPDNWEFSDDLPDEDVFLIQNSPWNMYFDGAARQDGAGAGVVFISPEGEVLPYAFNFSQNCSNNVAEYHPLILGLDVAIEMNIDHINVFGDSELVVNQLLSIYKVKKPELIPCFQHASRQIDKFDTINIEHVPRKENKQADALANLAATLTLSNTEVQVPVCKRWVVPEFVLNNDEGDYEQVSFASVYEIEKEDWRQPLIDYLEHGRLPDEAKHRAEVKRRSSRFVYFKDTLYRRSFDDIWLRCLDDEEATKALEEAHSGVCGAHQSGPKLHFHIKRMGYYWPTMPFDAWGLDVVGPLPKSSGEHLYILSATDYFSKWAEAAALKEVKKEVVVNFIKNYIIFRHGTPRYIITDNGKEFSNKAMDKLCVEFKFKQYNASMYNAPANGLAEAFNKTLCSLLKKNVSRTKRDWHERLGEALCAYRTTHRTATGATPYSLVYGTEAVLPLECQVPSLRIAIQEGLSSNENARLRLEELEALDEKRLEAQQRLECYQARMSKAFNKKVRPRSFQLGDLVLAIRRPKIISRRMGNKFLSNWDGLMLFKKFTLMVHTRLLIKMDYVLDQSTESS, from the exons ATGCTAGGACTCGATCCTACTGCAGCACTATTGGTTGACTCTTTCTTTCTGTACATAAGGACTTCTGGAACTAAGGTAGAAGTCCGTCGTGTCATAGATCATACACCTGTAACATacactgttggggggtcagtcaagactga GCTCGGCCCTTCTTCCTTCACCGACCATCGTTCAGGACTTAGTCCGGTGTCATGCGCATTGACACCTAACAAAATATTCTCCCATGTGCATATCTCTATCTCAGCACATAATCacag gtctcggactaaaACTAGCACacgaaggtgtcggaaactagccctTAACTTAATTACGTGGGGCTGTCCTGTTTTCAGGACTGCTACGT ATCATCCCATTCCAGATAATTGGGAGTTCTCTGATGACTTGCCAGATGAGGATGTATTTCTCATTCAAAACTCGCCTTGGAATATGTACTTTGATGGGGCTGCTCGTCAAGATGGTGCTGGGGCCGGTGTCGTCTTCATTTCTCCTGAAGGTGAAGTTCTACCATATGCTTTCAACTTCTCGCAAAATTGCTCAAATAATGTAGCTGAATATCATCCATTGATATTGGGTCTTGATGTGGCGATTGAGATGAACATCGATCATATCAATGTGTTTGGAGATTCGGAATTAGTGGTCAACCAACTTCTTTCAATTTATAAGGTAAAGAAACCGGAGTTGATACCATGCTTCCAACATGCTAGTAGACAAATTGATAAGTTTGACACCATCAACATTGAGCATGTACCTAGAAAAGAAAACAAGCAAGCAGATGCGTTAGCCAATCTTGCAGCTACTTTGACTCTTTCAAACACAGAAGTTCAAGTGCCCGTTTGTAAAAGGTGGGTTGTCCCAGAATTCGTCCTTAACAATGATGAAGGTGACTATGAGCAAGTAAGCTTTGCTTCTGTTtatgaaattgaaaaagaagaCTGGCGCCAACCTTTGATCGACTACTTAGAGCATGGAAGACTACCTGACGAAGCAAAGCATAGGGCAGAAGTAAAACGAAGATCATCTCGCTTTGTTtactttaaagatactctttatcgTCGCTCTTTTGATGATATCTGGCTACGGTGTCTGGATGATGAAGAAGCCACAAAGGCGTTGGAAGAAGCGCATTCAGGGGTGTGTGGGGCCCATCAATCAGGGCCTAAGTTGCACTTTCATATCAAAAGGATGGGATATTATTGGCCTACAATG CCTTTTGATGCTTGGGGATTAGATGTTGTTGGTCCTTTGCCTAAAAGTTCAGGAGAGCATCTCTACATACTATCTGCAACTGACTACTTCTCCAAATGGGCTGAAGCCGCAGCGCTCAAGGAAGTCAAGAAAGAAGTGGTAGTGAACTTCATAAAGAACTACATCATCTTTCGACATGGCACTCCGCGTTATATCATCACGGATAATGGAAAAGAGTTCTCCAATAAGGCTATGGACAAGTTATGTGTGgaattcaaattcaaacaatACAACGCATCCATGTATAATGCACCAGCCAACGGTCTTGCAGAAGCTTTCAACAAAACCTTATGCAGTTTGCTTAAGAAGAATGTGAGCCGCACTAAGAGAGATTGGCATGAAAGGCTAGGAGAAGCCTTATGTGCTTATCGTACCACACATAGAACGGCAACCGGGGCGACTCCATATTCACTTGTGTATGGCACTGAAGCTGTACTACCATTAGAATGTCAAGTTCCATCTCTGAGGATCGCCATCCAAGAAGGCCTCTCTAGCAATGAAAATGCACGCTTGCGCCTTGAAGAATTGGAAGCTCTTGATGAGAAGAGGTTGGAAGCACAACAAAGATTGGAGTGTTATCAAGCTCGAATGTCAAAGGCCTTTAACAAGAAGGTGCGCCCGCGCTCTTTTCAACTTGGAGATTTAGTTCTTGCAATAAGAAGACCTAAAATCATCTCACGCCGAATGGGAAATAAATTCCTTTCAAATTGGGATGGCCTTATGTTGTTCAAGAAGTTTACTCTAATGGTGCATACAAGATTGTTGATCAAGATGGACTACGTGTTGGACCAATCAACGGAAAGTTCTTGA